A genomic region of Plasmodium malariae genome assembly, chromosome: 14 contains the following coding sequences:
- the PmUG01_14052200 gene encoding conserved Plasmodium protein, unknown function, protein MFNFEQRNGIEKKNEKKINCFDYLNKNSEKNNEEINKMLKNLKNEERELRFPLLDFYFLNKQFKYHNLKESLELKNNVNEYINLRLLAKEVYPKDSFFKREQKNRENAVYKKLISKGIWTNAKKDNSGIKNDCNTNNGNSNSNSNSNSNSNINSNININYSKRYSNPSDYFNLTREKKRENEKKENIVLPDYIPKIWKKNDIIGTFNPIYNARDKIVNDNYNDSIPTIDIFYNSSKLLTIQTIFEPINNYIYLLRLLPKFCLPLYDSGILQYACEDPILNPKLRGLEISYRLLVHDILFYAFFSYLSDLPFWAKPPIELLRIYNYESLYSFNDYESEHTERLVFHNIKNILYNFSDTLNKIELLYPKNYYITIFPNIYFKNIIDFLKSENFKLKKIVIILKGKNYIDEKMINHIKSNLENYRGMTTESVKKDIPHNYSSIKNFNQNSNEGERKDTKSVIDAIKKCYESNENYLPSIKCEYSHSHEDSMKINGKKKKKKKNIIEETGNEKKADKVKSNVLEKKNNEKVKNSNNSKRSESCVESENKDNHVEKNGKEYNRYYTSNEENSLNYKGICNTLCSIPTNDLNTDLVNEEKQNDCSSVSSSCFKKSYLEDKYNNDETYNSDNNTEFCKIKNKENDTSDNSFKLKDYVDISDKYNIDTKVYNMYYQQNDNYKKENTSIFERKEKKSSENSNCNNSSHSSYSEDDDTDDENIDGFFKTKKLRSTVYDQNNFSFSKFMNKIINYEKIIDYLSNDPQRQEKEDSKIKFYIKLLLFEKSNSTYDINENTNNTNEVRRLSLDTVNEENDAVNNEERQEIDISPTHHENENNMEDIEVTEKDELSLVEDVTGIIPSINNDMKSDQSIPIEKNCDICSNKEEENVFNRGIYNSTQNSSDYIGNLIRNLRETYGTTNFLSFHNDAEETQESEFNLVDVPDAQSRVTFNFN, encoded by the coding sequence atgtttaattttGAACAGAGAAACggtattgaaaaaaaaaatgaaaagaaaataaattgtttCGATTATTTGAACAAGAACAGTGAAAAGAAcaatgaagaaataaataaaatgttaaaaaatttgaaaaatgagGAAAGAGAGTTACGATTTCCTCTATTAGACTTTTACTTTTTGaataaacaatttaaatatcataatttaaaagagaGTTTggagttaaaaaataatgtcaATGAATACATTAACCTTAGACTTCTTGCGAAAGAAGTATACCCAAAAgactcattttttaaaagggaacaaaaaaatagggAAAATGCAGTATACAAGAAATTGATATCAAAAGGTATATGGACTAATGCGAAGAAAGATAACAGTGGTATTAAAAACGACTGCAATACTAACAATGGAAACAGCAATAGCAACAGCAATAGCAACAGCAACAGCAACATCAACAGCAACATCAACATCAACTACAGCAAGAGGTATAGCAACCCAAGTGATTACTTCAATTTAACAAGGGAAAAAAAGCGGGAgaatgagaaaaaagaaaatatagtaTTACCTGATTATATTCctaaaatatggaaaaaaaatgatatcaTTGGAACATTTAACCCTATATATAACGCAAGAGACAAAATTGTgaatgataattataatgattCCATTCCTACcattgatatattttacaattcCTCAAAATTGCTTACAATACAAACTATTTTCGAAccaattaataattatatatatttattacgtCTTTTACCAAAATTTTGCTTGCCTTTATATGATTCAGGTATATTACAATATGCATGTGAAGATCCTATTTTAAACCCAAAATTAAGAGGACTTGAAATTTCTTATAGATTATTAGTGcatgatattttattttatgcttttttttcatacttGTCTGATTTACCATTTTGGGCAAAACCACCAATAGAACTTCTacgaatatataattatgaaagTCTTTATTCCTTTAATGACTATGAATCTGAACATACAGAAAGATTagtttttcataatataaaaaatatcttaTACAACTTCTCGGACACATTGAATAAAATTGAACTACTTTATcctaaaaattattacatcactatatttccaaatatttattttaaaaatattatagattttttaaaaagtgaaaattttaagctaaaaaaaattgtaatcaTTTTGAAGgggaaaaattatattgatGAAAAAATGATCAATCATATTAAAAGTAATCTTGAGAATTATAGAGGAATGACAACTGAAAgtgtaaaaaaagatataccCCATAATTATTCTTCCATTAAGAATTTTAATCAAAACAGTAATGAGGGAGAAAGAAAAGACACTAAAAGCGTAATAGACgctataaaaaaatgctaTGAGtctaatgaaaattatttacctTCTATTAAATGTGAATATTCGCATTCTCATGAGGATTCtatgaaaataaatggaaaaaaaaaaaagaaaaaaaaaaatataatagaagaaacaggtaatgaaaaaaaagctGACAAAGTAAAATCTAACGttttagagaaaaaaaataatgaaaaagtgaaaaatagTAACAACAGCAAACGGAGTGAATCGTGCGTAGAATCAGAGAACAAAGACAATCATGTAGAGAAAAATggtaaagaatataatagaTATTACACGAGTAATGAGGAAAACTCGTTAAATTATAAGGGGATATGTAACACACTATGCAGTATCCCCACTAATGATTTAAATACAGATCTAGTTAATGAGGAGAAGCAAAACGATTGCAGCAGTGTTAGTAGTAGTTGTTTTAAGAAATCTTATTTGGAAGATAAATACAATAACGATGAAACTTACAACAGTGATAATAATACAGAATtctgtaaaataaaaaacaaagaaaatgaTACTAGTGATAATTcctttaaattaaaagattatGTAGACATATcagataaatataacattGACACTAAAGTGTACAATATGTATTATCAACAAAATGATAACTACAAGAAGGAAAATACATCTATTTTtgaaaggaaagaaaaaaaaagttcagAAAATAGTAATTGTAATAACTCTTCCCACTCATCATATAGTGAAGATGATGATACAGACGATGAAAATATTGATGGTTTCTTTAAGACAAAAAAGTTAAGAAGTACAGTATATGACCAAAacaatttttccttttcaaaatttatgaataaaattataaattatgaaaaaataattgactACTTAAGTAATGACCCTCAACGtcaagaaaaagaagattcaaaaattaagttttatattaaattattgcTATTTGAAAAATCGAACTCAACCTATGACATTAATGAAAATACGAATAACACAAATGAAGTGAGACGTCTATCTTTGGATACAGTTAATGAAGAAAACGATGCAGTAAACAATGAGGAAAGACAAGAGATTGATATAAGTCCAACACAccatgaaaatgaaaataacatGGAGGATATTGAGGTAACAGAAAAGGATGAACTTTCCCTTGTTGAGGATGTCACTGGCATAATTCCTAGTATCAATAATGATATGAAAAGTGACCAATCCATACCCATCGAAAAAAACTGTGATATATGTTCaaataaagaagaagaaaatgtttttaatagGGGTATATATAACAGTACACAAAATTCATCTGATTACATTGGTAATCTAATAAGGAATTTAAGGGAAACATATGGAACTACTAATTTCTTATCATTTCATAACGATGCGGAAGAGACACAGGAAAGCGAATTCAACCTGGTCGACGTGCCAGATGCCCAATCCAGGGTGACCTTTAACTTTAACTAG